The Dyadobacter sp. 676 DNA window GGAACTGCGAAATCACTAGGTTAATCTCGTCGAACTCCTGCTCCACCGCATACATGAACAGCATGGCCAGGTTTGCGCCGGCAGAGAATGCTTCCACCGCCTCATTACCAATCACAAGCCCGCGAAAATCCTTTTCCGCGAGGCTAATGCTTTTCTGAATGCCTTCGATCACTTCGGCACCCATGGTATTCATTTTGGATTTGAATTCGAGGTTCAGGATGCCGTCGCCGATGTCGTACAGGTTAGCCCCCGCATTTTTCCATACGATATTGTCGGAAAGGTTGCTGAGCAATATAAAGCTGTCCTGGCCCGGAATGCGTTTGTAGGTTTTGGAAGGAATATCATAATACAGCCGTTTTCCATTCTCGACTTTGTAGAACGACTCGTTACCTGCTGCGAGCATTTCGTAAACCCAATCGGCGGGTTTCAAATCCAGCGATTCCATGATTGCCAGCATGTTTTTCAAGCCGATCGCGTCCCAGGTTTCAAAAAGGCCGTATTGCCAGCCGAAACCCGCGGTAATGGCCTGGTCGATGCGGAATATTTCATCGGAAATTTCGGGAATGCGGAAGGTCGCGTAGCGAAAAACGTCCGCGAAGGTTTTTCTGTAAAAATCACCCGCTTTGTCTTTGCCAGCTACGAGAGCGGCAAAGCGTTTGTAAACATCGCTGATGTTTTTTGTGCCTTCGAGCGTTTCAAATTTTACCTTACCCGACGGTACATATTCCAAAGTCTTGAAATCCAGCGCGAGAATTACCGACTTGCCTTTTTCGTCTTTAATCTTTTTATAAAAACCCTGACCCGTTTTATCGCCCAGCCATTTGTTTTCGAACAACTTTTGCATGATTCCGGGTAACGCGAATGCCTCGCGCGATTCGTCTTTCCCTTCGCCGGAAGCATACAGGTTGTTCGCCACGTGCACCGTAGTATCGAGCCCTACTACGTCCGAAAGCCGGTAAGTGCCCGATTTCGGCCTTCCCGCAACCGGGCCGGTCAGTTTATCCACTTCATCCACGCTCAGCCCCATTTCTTCGGCCACGCGGATGGTTTGTATCAATGCGTAAATGCCCAGTCTATTGGCAATGAAGCCCGGCGTGTCCTTGCAGAGAACCGTCGTTTTTCCCAAAAACAGGTCGCCGTAATGCATCAGGAAATCCACGACGCTTTGGTCGGTATCGGCGGTCGGAATGATTTCGAGCAGGCGCAGATAGCGCGGCGGGTTGAAAAAGTGCGTACCGGCGAAATTCTTGCGGAAGTCCTCGCTCCGGCCTTCGGCCATTAAATGAATGGGGATACCGGAAGTATTCGAAGTTACGAGTGTTCCCGGCTTGCGGAGGGCGTCCACTTTTTCGTAAAGACTTCTTTTAATGTCCAGCCTCTCGACCACGACCTCGATCACCCAGTCGTAATTTTTAATATCGGCCAGGTTGTCGTCGAAGTTGCCGACCTTGATACGCGAAGCGAATGCAGGGCTGTACAATGCCGCCGGCGTCGCTTTGAGCGTAGCTTGGAACGAATCATACACGATCCGGTTCCGGAACGCCGGATGATCGGTGGTAATGCCTTTTGCTTTTTCGGCGTCGGTAAGGTCTTTGGGCACAATGTCGAGCATGAGTACTTCCACGCCGATATTGGCAAAATGGCAGGCAATGCGTGAGCCCATAATGCCCGAACCAAGAACAGCTACTTTACGAATGGAACGATTCATTTCTACTAAGGTTGGTTTCAGGATCGGATTGGCGGCGATCAGAAGTCTTCGGTGATTTCCCCCGCTTTCAGCTTCTGGTTTTCTTCTTCCACCAGTCTGTTTATTTCTTTAATGACATCAAAAAAGACGACCAGCTTGTCGAGCGGTATCTTGTCGCGGATCATCGTGTTGAACGAGATCACACCTTCGCGCGCCAGTTCGCGCTTTTCCTTGCCGAGTTCGGTAAGCACAATGCGTACGAAGCGCTTGTCGTTTTTGCTGACTTCGCGGCGGATCAACCCTTTTTCTTCGAGATTTTTGAGCATCCGCACGAGGCTGCGGGGTTCCATACCGAGCAACGGCGCTATTTTGGTGGCAGGCGTGCCGTTTTCGATATCGATATTCAGCAGGACATACCCGACGGCCATGGTCGTGTCAAAACGCGCGGCATAAGCATTGTACATTCTGGATATCGAATGCCATGCCCATTTGATCTGGAAGTCGACGGTTTTTTCCTTGCGCATCGTCTCAAAAGCAGTTAGTGTCGGTAATGCCCTTAGCACAAATGTAAGCAATGCGGTTGGTATTATGCAAGCATACTAATTGATGCCCATAAAAAACACACCGCCTCATTCCGGGGCGGTGTGTCGTTGTTATTTCTCGCTGATGAGCTTGTCCATTAAAGTATTGAAATCGGCCACAAACTCGTCGTAATAATGGCCGGTACCCGGGCCGTTGAAGCCGGTATGGATTTCACGGACCTTGCCGTGTTTATCGATAAAAATGGTCGTAGGGTACGACATCACCTTGTTCAGCATCGGCAGGGCTTTGGCTGTGGACTCTTCGGAACTCGTTCCTGCCAGTACCACGGGATATTCAATGCCGAACCGGCTTACCATCCGGTCGATTTTGGGATTTGCGATTTCCGGTTTATCGGAGCGCTCGAATGAAAGGCCGATAATTTCGACGCCGCGGCTTCTATTCTTTTTGTACCAGGGCGCGAGGTAATTGGTTTCATCCATGCAATTGGGGCACCACGAACCCATGATCTGGATAATGACAGGCTTGCCGGCGAAACGCGGGTCCTTTAATGTCCAGGTTTTGCCTTTGGTATCCTTTAATGAGAAGTCCACGCTTTCAAAGCCTGGTTTGAGGAAAGTCAATTTGGTAGCGTCGGGAAGCTTGGCCTGGGGATCGGGCCGGGCCGTCCAGGTCTTAAATGCCTTTACACCCGACCACAGGTTGCCGCTCAGCGACCCGTCGGGCTGGAAACCCGCCTTGAAAAGCATTGCGAAGGAACCGTCGAAAGTGGATAAATAAAGGCTGTCGCCGTTTACGCTGCCGGTCAGGAAGCGGTAGTCGCCGGTAGGGGTCAAAAACGAGCCCGTAACGTCGGTGCCTTGCTGCGTAAAGTTTCCGACCGCGACGGTCTCGTCGCCTGTTGCCGGGTTTTTAAATGTAGTGGCCCACTTGCCGCCCACATTACGGCTGCTTTTGGCCTCGCCTTTTTTGAAAAACTTATAATCGGCCCCCCTGCTCGGCTTCGAAAGGCAACGAGCCCGCTACGGCACCGTTGGCGTAGCGGTAGTAAGTACCTTTCAGCTTGTCGCCGGTGGATTTGGCGACGATTTTAGCATCGAACATCATCATCGGGATTACCAGCGAGTCGTTCTGGAAATAGGCGCTGTCCATGTTCAGCTTCTCGGTTCCGTTGACGATCCGGACCATGTAGGTCTTGCCGTCGGCGTTTTTGGAGATATCGAGCAAAATGGGCAGTTTCTGGTTGTCGCGGCTGAGCGTCGCACGCCAGATCCCGTTCTTCGGAGCCGTTACGGGGCCAGACCGGAAAGCCGTGGAAAGAATGGAAAATGAAAGTATTACGAACGAAAACAGGAGTTTCATATACAATTTACTGGCCTTGAAGGCGATGTGTGGTGCCAAAATTAAATTCCCCGAGGGGGCGTAATTCCTACGCTTGAAAATTGCTAAGTTTGTAACTGCCGCTTAGCCGGAAATAGTTCCTTAGTACATTGCTTTTAACAAATGGATTCACCTAGTACCTACCACGTTCCCGTCATGTTGCCTGA harbors:
- a CDS encoding 3-hydroxyacyl-CoA dehydrogenase NAD-binding domain-containing protein, whose product is MNRSIRKVAVLGSGIMGSRIACHFANIGVEVLMLDIVPKDLTDAEKAKGITTDHPAFRNRIVYDSFQATLKATPAALYSPAFASRIKVGNFDDNLADIKNYDWVIEVVVERLDIKRSLYEKVDALRKPGTLVTSNTSGIPIHLMAEGRSEDFRKNFAGTHFFNPPRYLRLLEIIPTADTDQSVVDFLMHYGDLFLGKTTVLCKDTPGFIANRLGIYALIQTIRVAEEMGLSVDEVDKLTGPVAGRPKSGTYRLSDVVGLDTTVHVANNLYASGEGKDESREAFALPGIMQKLFENKWLGDKTGQGFYKKIKDEKGKSVILALDFKTLEYVPSGKVKFETLEGTKNISDVYKRFAALVAGKDKAGDFYRKTFADVFRYATFRIPEISDEIFRIDQAITAGFGWQYGLFETWDAIGLKNMLAIMESLDLKPADWVYEMLAAGNESFYKVENGKRLYYDIPSKTYKRIPGQDSFILLSNLSDNIVWKNAGANLYDIGDGILNLEFKSKMNTMGAEVIEGIQKSISLAEKDFRGLVIGNEAVEAFSAGANLAMLFMYAVEQEFDEINLVISQFQQTMMRARYSSVPVVVAPHTLALGGGCELTLHADKVVAHAETYIGLVEFGVGLIPAGGGTKEMALRCSDMYQAGDPELNILQNAFMNIAQAKVSTSAHEAKAMNYLQDKDQIVLNRSRLIAEAKQAAIDLADNGYTQPKQRNDIKVQGKTGIALFLAGITQMRLANYITDHDAKIAEKLAYVINGGDLSYPQLVSEQYLIDLEREAFLSLCGEKKTLERMQGLLNGGKPPRN
- a CDS encoding MarR family transcriptional regulator — its product is MRKEKTVDFQIKWAWHSISRMYNAYAARFDTTMAVGYVLLNIDIENGTPATKIAPLLGMEPRSLVRMLKNLEEKGLIRREVSKNDKRFVRIVLTELGKEKRELAREGVISFNTMIRDKIPLDKLVVFFDVIKEINRLVEEENQKLKAGEITEDF
- a CDS encoding TlpA disulfide reductase family protein; its protein translation is MGGKWATTFKNPATGDETVAVGNFTQQGTDVTGSFLTPTGDYRFLTGSVNGDSLYLSTFDGSFAMLFKAGFQPDGSLSGNLWSGVKAFKTWTARPDPQAKLPDATKLTFLKPGFESVDFSLKDTKGKTWTLKDPRFAGKPVIIQIMGSWCPNCMDETNYLAPWYKKNRSRGVEIIGLSFERSDKPEIANPKIDRMVSRFGIEYPVVLAGTSSEESTAKALPMLNKVMSYPTTIFIDKHGKVREIHTGFNGPGTGHYYDEFVADFNTLMDKLISEK